The genomic window CACGGCCGCCGACGTGGGCAGGACCGAGGCATCGACGATGAACAGATTGGGGTGATCATGGCTGCGGCAGGTGCTGTCCACAACGCTTGCAGCGGGATCAAGGCCCATGCGGGCGGTGCCGCATTGATGCGAGGGGGTACGCTGGTCAAAGGGGCGGCTGAGCACGATGGAGAAACCCGCGCGACGCAGAGCGCTTTTCAGCACCTTCACCAGCTGCAGATGCGCTTCCCAGTTTGAGCGTTGCCAGTCCAGTTTGATCTGCCCGCCCTGAAGCGTGACCCGGCTTTCCGGGTTGGGGAGATCCTCGCTCATGGCGTAAAAGTCGAAGCTGCGCGCGGCCACGGCATGGGCCAGCCAGCGGGGGAGGCGGGCATTGGCGGCGAGGATCGGCCCGGTGATCTTGCCCAGCATCTGCACGTTTCCGAGCGCGGGCCTGTCGTCCTCTGGCAGGTAGAAATCGTTCAGCATCAAGGTTTTCTGATAGATGCTGCGGTTGCGTCGCAGGGGATGAAGCGCCAGAAGGGCGGAGCAATTGTGGTTCATGAAGTTGCGGCCCAGCTGATCGGAGCGGTTGGCAAGCCCGGTGGGGCAGGCCTCATTGGCGGAGCGCAGCAGGAGCGCCGCCGTCTGCACCGCCCCTGCGGCCACGACAATGAGCGGTGCGCTCAACGTGGCCCCATTGGCAAGCTGCACCGCCATGATGCGCCCGTCCGCCGCGCTCTGAAGCCGCTCCACCGTGCAGCCCGTGCGCAGCTCCACGTTCGGGTAAGCCAGCGCCCGCGAAAGCCCGACGGACTCCGCGTCCATCTTGGCGTGGCAGGTGTTGGGGTAGGCATCCCATGTGGTCTGGCCCGCCGCGAGCCAAGCGTCCAGATCCACGCCCAGCGGGATCGGCGCAGGCGTGAGGCCCACGGCCATGAGCCTGCGGCGCAGATCGACCATGTCCGGCTCATCGGGCACGGGCGGGTGGGGATAGCCGCCGGAATGGGGCGGCTCGGTGGGATCCAGCGTGGCGTCGCCGCGCACCTGATACATCTCTTCGGCGGCCTGATAATCGGCCTCGAGC from Pseudoruegeria sp. SHC-113 includes these protein-coding regions:
- a CDS encoding GMC oxidoreductase; this encodes MDADLLIIGSGMGGATLAAALAPTGRRIVILERGEHLRPSPLDRDAEAIFARGVFRPAETWLDGDGQPFNPGNYYNVGGNSKFYGAALIRYRAEDFVRGWPFPYEALEADYQAAEEMYQVRGDATLDPTEPPHSGGYPHPPVPDEPDMVDLRRRLMAVGLTPAPIPLGVDLDAWLAAGQTTWDAYPNTCHAKMDAESVGLSRALAYPNVELRTGCTVERLQSAADGRIMAVQLANGATLSAPLIVVAAGAVQTAALLLRSANEACPTGLANRSDQLGRNFMNHNCSALLALHPLRRNRSIYQKTLMLNDFYLPEDDRPALGNVQMLGKITGPILAANARLPRWLAHAVAARSFDFYAMSEDLPNPESRVTLQGGQIKLDWQRSNWEAHLQLVKVLKSALRRAGFSIVLSRPFDQRTPSHQCGTARMGLDPAASVVDSTCRSHDHPNLFIVDASVLPTSAAVNPALTIAALALRAGRHITQTEFAA